CCATGCACTCGCTGATCGGCCTGGCGGCCGTGTGCATCGCGGTGGCCGCCGTGGCGGAACCTGCCGCGTTCGGCATCGTCGCCGCAGGCGAGGCGCTGCCGCCGGGCAACCGTATCGAACTGTTCATCGGCACGTTCGTCGGTGCAATCACGTTCTCGGGGTCGGTCATCGCCTTCGGCAAGCTCTCGGGCAAGTACAAGTTTCGCCTGTTCCAGGGCGCGCCGGTCGTGTTCAAGGGCCAGCACATGGTGAACCTGGCGCTCGCGATTGCGATGATCGGCTTCGGCATTGCATTCTTCACGACGTTGAGCTGGACGCCGTTCGTCATCATGACCGCCATTGCGTTCGTGCTCGGGGTGCTCATCATCATCCCGATCGGCGGCGCGGACATGCCGGTCGTGGTCTCCATGCTGAACTCGTACTCGGGCTGGGCGGCCGCCGGTATCGGCTTCTCGCTGAACAACCCGATGCTCATTATCGCGGGTTCGCTGGTCGGCTCGTCCGGGGCGATCCTGTCGTACATCATGTGCAAGGCGATGAACCGCTCGTTCTTCAACGTGATTCTCGGCGGCTTCGGTGCCACGCCGGGGGCTGGCGCGGCGGGCGGCGAGCAGCAGCAGCGCCCGGTGAAGTCCGGCTCGCCCGACGACGCCGCGTTCCTGATGAGCAACGCCGAATCGCTGGTGATCGTGCCCGGTTACGGTCTGGCCGTCGCGCGTGCGCAG
This is a stretch of genomic DNA from Pandoraea faecigallinarum. It encodes these proteins:
- a CDS encoding NAD(P)(+) transhydrogenase (Re/Si-specific) subunit beta, producing MSMNLVTLLYLVASICFIQALKGLSNPRMARRGNAFGMIGMAIAAVTTIALIFELRKLSGGNFSGLGLILAGLVAGGGIGAFVARKVEMTKMPELVAAMHSLIGLAAVCIAVAAVAEPAAFGIVAAGEALPPGNRIELFIGTFVGAITFSGSVIAFGKLSGKYKFRLFQGAPVVFKGQHMVNLALAIAMIGFGIAFFTTLSWTPFVIMTAIAFVLGVLIIIPIGGADMPVVVSMLNSYSGWAAAGIGFSLNNPMLIIAGSLVGSSGAILSYIMCKAMNRSFFNVILGGFGATPGAGAAGGEQQQRPVKSGSPDDAAFLMSNAESLVIVPGYGLAVARAQHALKELTDKLVEKGVSVRYAIHPVAGRMPGHMNVLLAEAEVPYDQVLEMDEINGEFGQTDVVLVLGANDVVNPAAKNDPASPIAGMPIIEAYKAKTIIVNKRSMAAGYAGLDNDLFYLDKTMMVFGDAKKVIEEMVKAAA